Part of the Falco cherrug isolate bFalChe1 chromosome 1, bFalChe1.pri, whole genome shotgun sequence genome, GCTCACAGCCAGGGACCATATCCAGCTTTCTGAGCCATCGCAGCGTGGTGTTGGATCAGCAGGactgtggggtgctggggaagaTCCTTTGCTCCAGACTGCAGGGGTCAAGGATCCGTTGAGGCACGCTGTCCAGAAGCTCCATGGGGATGctcccactgcctgcagctgctcgGGACATGACAGGCGCAGCAGGACCAGGGCCAGGACTGCTGTCACGTCCCAGGGCATGGTTCTGTGCAGGGCTGGCttgccagcacagcccttcacCGTGGGTGGTTACTGTTAGCAGAGAACAACGCTCCCTTCTGTGAACGCCCCAGCCAGTGCTGACAACAGCTTTAGGCCGTTTTCAGAAGCCCTTGGGGACAGTGAAGCTTTTCCAGCTGGAGAGAACCTGAAGCCCCCTTTGtgctccccaggagcagcaaggccagagctgggagctgccagcaccgacccagctccagcccagtgCCTGGCTCACCGAGATACTGCTGGCTGATAACCTTCCCCATGAACGAGGCcacccagcctgccccagcccagcagccctaCAGCACACTGCGCTTGCCAGCGGGACAGGCTTGGAGAAACCAGCACAGTGCCGAGCTGGGCAGAGGAACCTGAAGGCTCTGTCTCCCCCACTGCAGGCTGACATGGCCCATTAAAGTGTAGCTGTTCGGGAGAGCTCCCCGCCTGTGCCTGGACCAGTTGGGCTGGAAGCAGGCAAGCAGGTTTGGCATGCTATCATCAGTGTTTGTTAGGGGTGGTGACTCGGCAGTGTGTGCTCGGGCTTCTCCACACTGCCGATGGGCTGCCCCGGGaagagcccagctcagcccatgCCGAAGGAGTGAGGACTACTGCCATCTCATGGCATCTGGCCCTGGGAGCCACTCGCCATTGTGCCGTGGCTACAGCCCCCAGCACTGAGAGCTGCTTTCCACCACGGCATGCTGGCAGGAGGCCTGGCCCTGGAAAGCCGTTTGTGCCCCTGTGGCACAACAGAGCCAGAGAGGGTTGCGTTGCAGCCTGCGCCTGGCCCAGGCAGCCACAAGTAACCCTCTGACTTGGCACTCGTGCCGCCAGGGGAGGAGCTGCCAGCCGGCTGGGCACCGGGCTGGGCTGCCAGTGTGGGCTATCGGTGTGGACAGGCACGTGTTGTTGGTGCAGGCACGGGCCAGGTTCTCTGTGCGGACCCAGCCGTGCTTCAAACCTAAGCAATtgccagagagcagctgcacAGTGCTGCACTTCATGAGATGTCCCTGACAGAggcatccctgcagcacagcctgccccagctcctgacACCCACCCAGGCCCCCCACTGTCTTCCCCCAGGTCACCCTGCTGTGCCTTGGCTGGCACGAGGCCACTGAGGCAAAAGCTGCCGTCAGGAGCCCCACTTGCACTTGGCTTCCAAGCCAGGAGGCATTACCAGCCCCAGTCCTGCCTAGCCCAGTCCAGGCACTGCTacagccccgccccccccccccccccgccctgaGCCCCATGACCATCCCCCCTGTCCCTAGAGGTACCAGTACAGTCTGGCCTCTAAGGCTCCTGCTCATCCCTTCCCTGAAAGGCTGGCGTTTCTATCCAAGCACAGGGCAGCCACCAATCTGGACAGTACTGTGGAAGTTTTACTGTGAAGTCCCACAGGGCTTCTGTCTGCCACCGGCCTGTGACACCATGTGGGCCCCGTGCCCAGCCCCACATTGGGCAGCTGTTCACTGGCCACCTCCTTTGGTGACAAGACTTGCCTGGGCTGCCACAGACAACCAGGCAGGGTTGGGTCAGCGGGGATCTCCGAGCGTGGCCCGAAGCCACTGCAGGACGTCAGCCAAACCAGTGCCATCACGGGCGCTGGTCTCCAATATCGTGATGGGCTGTGTGGCCCAGGAGATGATGTCCTGCATGCGGAACAGCGACTTCATCTCCACCCGTGACATGTAGCAGGGCAGGTCACTGCAGTTGGGAGGAGGGGGGGCTGTGTTAGGCTACTGCAACGGCTCTcctgcctggcccagccccCGGCTTGGGGGGTCTCCAcaggcccagccagcctgggggggccagctgctgctccccaggatGCAGCAGACTTCCTTGGGCATCACCCGATGGAAGCAATGCGGGAGCCACTGCAGCCCCTCAGCATGCCCCCCAccctccaggctgagccccctcctcacATCTTATTGAAGAGGACCAGCACCGGCACAGAGGCGAGCTGCGCTGCAGAGAGGACGGACAGCAGCTGGATGCAGGACGATGACACCTGGGTGGGGTTACCGGCATCAACCACGAactggaggagaagggagagcagcGGTGCAGGTGTGCCCGAGGGTGCCCTGTGCTGGATCAGGGCACAGAGGAGGGAAATCGCACAACCGGGGCGAAACTGAGGGGCCCGactccctgcagcagagctggggcagcccccaccccagccacgGGGTGCCCCTTTCCCTGCACACATGTCCTGCCCGGCCCGGTTTGTCCCTCGAGGCTGTGGCTCAGGACAGGGTGGCTGCAGCGCAGCCACGGGGCCCCCCTCAGCTGCCGCCCGGGCGTGGGGTACCGGTGCCGCCGCTCACCAGGAGAGCGCTGCACTCGCCGTAGTAGCTGGGCCAGATGGGGCCCATGCAGCCGCCCAGCTCCCGCACCGTCACCCTCCGCGGCAGCCGCAGGTCGGTCAGGTTGGTGCCCACCTGCCGGGACAGGGGCTCGGTACGGGCGTGCCACAGAGCCCTTCGgccgccccggggctgccggctGCCTCACGGCCCCCGCCGGGCTCTGCCTACCGTGGGCTGTGTGGCCGGGGGCTCGCCCAGCTCCGCGGCCGCCTCCTCGACGCTCAGCTGTGCCGCGGGTTAAGGACACGACGGTacctgggaaggggaaggggacagggccgcggcccgctgcccgcccgggtcccccgccccgccccgccccgccgggccccctCGGGCCGGACGCCcaccccccagaccccccccgccccgccgggccccctgccccgctggATATGGCGGAGCCGCCTGGCCAGGAGGCTCTTGCCGCCACCCGCcgcccccagcagcaggcacgTGGGCACTGGcttccccgccgccgccatcccgccgcggcccggcccgccggaaagagccccccccccgcgccggaAGCCGGAAGCGGAAGCGCTCCGCGGAGGGGCGGTGGGCCAGGCCAGGCCGGCGGCGACGGCGGTGGCGGGACGCCAtggggcgcggcggcggcaccTTCGAGCGGCTCCTCGGTACCGGCCGCGGCCTCGCCTCGGCGCGGCGGGTGGGacgggggctgggctgggggacgCTGCCTCTCGGCGTGGCCGGGAGCCGCAGCCCTCAGCCTGGGCAGccgggcgggcccggggctgcGTGCCGCCGGCGCGCGCAGCGCTGCCCGGGCCGGTACCGAGGCTCAGTGCTGCCCGGGCGGGCGGTACGGGGCCCGCGGCCCGCAGGAACCGGGGCGGCGGGTCCGAGATTACCGGGTGCCCTGGGGTGTCGGAAGGGGAAGAGCTGGCGCGTTCCGCGAAAAATCGGGATTTTTATCCTCGAGTGCTCGCGTCTGGGGCATCGCCGGAGTCTGTGGGAGCTGTCCCGGGAGCACATCGGCAGCGGTGGAGCAGAGCCGAGATATGCAGTACTGCCTAAAGCAGCCTAATGGTTTCGTTCCTTGCAGATAAGGCTACGAGCCAGCTTCTGCTGGAGACAGACTGGGAATCTATCCTGCAGATCTGTGACATGATCCGTCAGGGAGATACCCAGTAAGTGCTCTTTGGCTGTTGGATGCACTATAAGCACAGCCCTCCTTGGCTTCACAAGGTGAAGCATGAGAGTCTCAGACTGGTCAGCCTGCAGTAGCATGCATCTTGTTActgcctttcagaaaaatgttggaAAGGCAGTATGGTGCCACCAGATATGCTGACATACTTCCCTGACCTCAGGAGTTGCAGGTTACCTCTGGCCTGAAATCCTCAGAGAAACTGAAGCTTGAATGCGctcattccttctcttcccttggGGGGGGTTTGCCTTGGGGGAATCTCGTAGACCATGAGCTAACTCTACCCTTTGTTAGGGTGGGGGTTGGCAGGcgttcagcagcagctgaaatctCCCCTGGGATTCTTGATTGCCTGAGGACGTGTACTCTCTTTCCTTACCCAGAGCAAAATATGCTGTCAACGCTATCAAGAAGAAAGTCAACGATAAGAATCCCCATGTGGCACTCTATGCACTGGAGGTAACGTCAGCCTAAACCGTGAGCACTGCAGGGGCCTGGCTCACAGGCCAGGGAACTTCCCATCTTTTATAaacctgccttctgggctgcgCAGTCTGCACAGTGTTCCCTGCCTATGGAGCATCGGAGTTGCAGCTTGGAGTTTGCCTCCTCCTGGCTCTAGCAGAGAGGTTTTGTGACCGATCAGCAGCCCATGGTCTTCATTCTTTAATTCCACCTCAGTGTTAGGAATATGCAAAGCTGGAAGTTGAGATACTGTCCCTGGGGGTCTGTCTCCACGTAGAAGAGGTACAAAGGCCACCATGAAGTTGAAGGGTAGCTTATTCTCCAGCATGGCGATGTGGACTTCTCTGGCTTGACTGACACTGCCCTAATGCAACTCAGAGCTTAAATAGTGCCCCCATCTtggtgtgctggctgctgcaacTCAGAGCTTAAATAGTGCCCCCATCTTggtgtgctggctgcagtgaCCTGTAACGTGTGCTAGGACTCACCACAGGccacagagaaggaagaaggtgGTGGGCTAACGGTGTCCTTTGCCCTTTGTAGGTCATGGAGTCGGTGGTTAAAAACTGTGGCCAAACAGTCCATGATGAGGTGGCCAATAAACAGACTATGGAGGAACTGAAGGAAATACTCAAGGTAAATGTATCTTGGTTTACTACTGATTTTGaatgaggttggaaaagaagcagaagaaggagaaaatgcaTGTGTCCTCTCTTTCGTTCCCTCTGCGTaaagagcagaagggaaggtgttgggaaatgtgtttcagaaaagagCAAACTGTATTGCATGATGTGAAGGAGCGTAGGGAACTAAGGAGTGCCTGTGAGGGAGAGAAGATGTGAGAGCAGAGGTCACGTTTGGCTGTATTGTGAAGTGGGGTAGGAATACGCTGCAAAGGCCTAGACCATTTCATGGTAAATGCTCTTGGGTGCAACGCTTTGCTTGGCTTgagacagcaaaggaaaaagagaggtGATGGTCTGGCAGTTTCACCAAGGACCTAAGCAGCAGTGAGGCAAATCGCCTTCCCATAGCACAGCGAGACACGCACAGGAAGGTAGAGCACCAGGTAAAAACTGGCAGAAGCTTCCCCTTTATCATGGCCATTTCATTGGCCTGTGGAATTGTTTGAGGAGCTTTGCAGGATGTAAACCTGGCTGTTTTCACTGACAAGCTGTTGCCAGAAGCTATCACTTGCAGGTTTGATATAACATACCTGTAAGAGCTCTGTAAGTCCTTGCTCTGGACACTTCCACAACTGAAGTGGAAATGGGAACTTctgtctccagctcccagccccagaACAGCAATGCCCAGACAAGAGCTTGTTAGAGCAGTGCTGTTCCTTCCTTACAGCCTCTGTCTTCTGCCAGAAGCAGACAACCAGATGACCCAGATTATTTGGTGAATGAGCTGTGCGAGTCCCATCATCTTGTACACTGTAGTAGGGTGTCTCTCTCCTGTGACCTTCCTGTTAGGGCTGGCTTCAGTCTCCATGCAGGGTCTTCTGTTCAGATAGGAGTGCTGTCGTAATGTGATGGCTAGGTGCAGCTATTCCAGGCGCTGAGGAGATCAGATCCAGAGATTTTGTGGTTCTCTCCAGTTTGCCTTGGTAGTTTCATAACTGCCACAGATCCATTCTCCTCCTACACATGGAACTTTGCTGCTTGTGAATGCCTAGTGCTGGTAACATGGTCTTAGTTCTGATGAGGTTCAGGGTTGTGACTTGTGGAATGCAGGATTTTGCCAGATCTTCTAGAATTTGGGAGCTCCAGGAACTGTCAGTAAGTCATGCTGTGTGGGCTGAGCTCTTGGCTGAAATTGGAGCTTGACAATGCTCCTCTGCTTCCTGGGGGATTTCTGGAGCAGCCAGTCATGTGAACGTGTGATGATTTGGTCAGCTGATGACAGGGTTGCTCTCGGAGGCTGGCTGGGATCTGAACAGGCTTGCCAAGTTTCCTCCACCTCCTTGAACTGTGATACAACCACCCCTGCCTCCAAAGGGCAGGCTTCCCAGCTGTCTGTACTGTGTCACATCCTGAGTAGTGTTGGGTATTCCCAGGCTGGAGGTATTGACAGTCTGGCACCAACACCCTCCGGCTGTGAGCTTGTGGTGCCCTGTCAGTCCTCGGGTGAGGCAGACTGTTGCTGTTCTGCCCAGCTGGGTAGCTGTAGGTCCCACAGTTTTACAAGTGCAGAACGAGCAACTTTTGTGAGGAGGTGAACAAAGATGTTGTGCAGGCCAGTGTTTGTgtctgccctggggagcagctgtgCAAGTCTTTGTGGGTGTTTTCTCAAAGCATCATAACCACACCCCTTTTTGAGTTTCTCCATGCTGCTCTGAAGgaagttttcttgtttgtgctggagggcagaagtggggaagctgaaggagtATGTCATCCTTGTTGTGAATTGTCCTTATGGCAGCTTTCTGACAGCTCTTACCTTGCACAAGTGCTCTAAAGTTTCTCTTCCCCTGAATGGTATTTCTGGCTTCTCTTCTAGGGGATTCACACCATCCTTGGGGTTTCGGGAtctttttctcagattttttttttc contains:
- the ARL16 gene encoding ADP-ribosylation factor-like protein 16 isoform X1, with the protein product MAAAGKPVPTCLLLGAAGGGKSLLARRLRQLSVEEAAAELGEPPATQPTVGTNLTDLRLPRRVTVRELGGCMGPIWPSYYGECSALLFVVDAGNPTQVSSSCIQLLSVLSAAQLASVPVLVLFNKIDLPCYMSRVEMKSLFRMQDIISWATQPITILETSARDGTGLADVLQWLRATLGDPR
- the ARL16 gene encoding ADP-ribosylation factor-like protein 16 isoform X2 → MAAAGKPVPTCLLLGAAGGGKSLLARRLRQLSVEEAAAELGEPPATQPTVGTNLTDLRLPRRVTVRELGGCMGPIWPSYYGECSALLVSSSCIQLLSVLSAAQLASVPVLVLFNKIDLPCYMSRVEMKSLFRMQDIISWATQPITILETSARDGTGLADVLQWLRATLGDPR